GTCGGTTTCATCTTGACGACTGCCATGGTTTACGCGGCCTCCCCGGAGAGGTTGAGTTCCTGGCCCGGCTTGAGCGTCACGTAGGCCTTGCGCACGTTGTCGCGGCGGCCCACCGAGCGGCCGAAGCGCTTGGTCTTGCCCTTGGTGTTCACCACGGAAACGCCCTTGACCTCGACCTTGAACATCAGTTCAACGGCGGCCTTGATCTCAGGCTTGGTCGCGTTCTGCAGCACCTTGAAGGTCACCGAGTTGGCCTTGTCGGCCACGTGCGTCGCCTTCTCGGAGACGATCGGGGCGACCAGCACGGACATCAGGCGGCCTTCGTCGAACTTGCGTTCGGCGGGAGTGGGGTTCACACGACTCATGCGAACATCTCCTTGAGCTTGTCGATGGCACCCTTGGTGACCAGCACCTTCTTGTAGTGCACCAGCGACAGCGGATCGGCGTAACGCGGCTCGACCACGAGCACGTTCACCAGGTTGCGGGAGGCAAGGTACAGGTTCTCGTCGACCTCGTCGGCGATCACCAGCACCGAGTCAAGGTTCATGGCCTTGAACTTGGCAGCCAGCTGCTTGGTCTTGGGCGAATCCACCTTCAGGGAATCGACCACCGCCAGGCGGCCCTCGCGGGCGAGCTGCGAGAAGATGGACGCCATGCCGGCGCGGTACATCTTCTTGTTGATCTTCTGGGTGAAGTTCTCGTCCGGGCTGTTCGGGAAGATGCGGCCGCCGCCACGCCACAGCGGCGAGGAGGTCATGCCGGCGCGGGCGCGGCCCGTGCCCTTCTGCTTGAACGGCTTCTTGGTCGAGTGCTTGACCATCTCGCGGTCCTTCTGGGCCCGGGTGCCCTGGCGGGCATTGGCCTGGAAGGCGACGACGATCTGGTGCACCAGGTCTTCGTTGTATTCACGACCGAACACGGTCTCGGGCGCGTCGACCTTCGACGCGGCCTGGCCCTGCTCGTTCAGGAGTTCGAGTTGCATTACTTCG
The sequence above is drawn from the Ramlibacter pinisoli genome and encodes:
- the rplW gene encoding 50S ribosomal protein L23, producing the protein MSRVNPTPAERKFDEGRLMSVLVAPIVSEKATHVADKANSVTFKVLQNATKPEIKAAVELMFKVEVKGVSVVNTKGKTKRFGRSVGRRDNVRKAYVTLKPGQELNLSGEAA
- the rplD gene encoding 50S ribosomal protein L4, whose amino-acid sequence is MQLELLNEQGQAASKVDAPETVFGREYNEDLVHQIVVAFQANARQGTRAQKDREMVKHSTKKPFKQKGTGRARAGMTSSPLWRGGGRIFPNSPDENFTQKINKKMYRAGMASIFSQLAREGRLAVVDSLKVDSPKTKQLAAKFKAMNLDSVLVIADEVDENLYLASRNLVNVLVVEPRYADPLSLVHYKKVLVTKGAIDKLKEMFA